cacTTTCACATCTACATTAAAACAGATGTTTGTCATCATTGGCTAAAAAAGATGCCACTTCAGGGTCATGTTCAAAAGGGATTTATTTTTCCTTTTTGACAATGTTTTTCCCATTTGAAAATGTTGCTTTCTTCCATTTGTGCCTGCTGAATGCAGCCCGGAGCTCACCGGCTTAATGCCAGTCAACATGCCCACGTAGCCGGCGAAGTTAGTGGACTTGAAGACCGTCTTGTTGCCTCTCTGGAAGTCAATGTTGACCACCAGAGGCTTGAGTTTCTCTGTTATCAACCAGGACCTGTTCTTCATGTCCCAACTGGTAGAGAAAGAAACAATAAGGGGGTTTATTTTCAGTAAAGAATTAAAGATGTAGCAACTGGAAAAAAGTTTACCGAAAACCAGCACACAAATTGTTACCCAAATTACAAATGCACACTTGATATAAATCAGTGACTGACTAGTGATTTGGGTTTGTAATAGCTACAGTGTCCTATTTAACACAATGGAGCACAAAACAATGCATGGTAGGACCCTTGACGCTTTGTCACTAAACCGTAGCAGTAACATTCTTACCCCATGAATAGTCCAAAGTCCATATTCCGCCCATGGATAAGGTTACCTATGACAATgcaaggagagaaaccaaaatgCTGTGTGTGCATGAAAATGTCAAGCATCACGTCCTACCATGATGACATGTACATAACTAAAGTATTGATTCAAATGTCATAACATAACATGAGCTACTTACCATTTGAGTCCTCTGCCACTAGAGAAGTGCACACTGTAAAGATCTCATAGAAGATGTTGTAGAGGATAACCTCGCCTGGAGTGTAACAAGTGTAATAGAATCAGAATAGAGGGAGGTGAGAAACTAAATGATAGTGACGTTGGGAATAAGCAATTGTGGGTTACTGTATATTACCAAGGGGAACACCCGAGGCAGTCGCGATTCCTTTTATTTCCTCATTGAATGGGTAGGGTAGGGTATTCACTAGCAAAGGCTGCAGAACACACAAGACCATTAGTAATGGATTAGAAAGTTACATTATCAAATTAAAAAATAATTGAAATTATTTTATGAGGTGTAATAGTTTTCCAGTGAAATGATCAAACGCTCTCACCAAGTCCTTGTCGACCAAATCTATCAGTTTCCCACTAGGAACAAATGCGTTGGCCAAATCCCTGATAGCCTGGATCATGTTGACCAACTGAAGAAAACCAGACAAATAGTGAATAAGAAAACAGTATGAGTATTGATCCTACagtaaatacatttacataattgATACAAACAAGACATGTAATACTCTCACCTCAGCTTTTTTGTCGGTGATGATTAGCTTCCATCTTTCGCTGGGGGGCAAATCCAGGTCTATTGTGTACCAGGTGACAGACCCTTTGAATCTGATCAAAATCGTGACATGAGAAATGTTAGATTGATGCATAATGACATTGAGGTCACTTTACTATACTATCCCCTGCAAGTGGTATTACACAATATTGTCACGTGAGATTTATTTTAAGGCTACAGTAGTCAAAGTTACCCCAGTCCAATTACAATGGACAGAGGCAGGTAGCTAATGACTAAATACACCTGGTTATACACAATACAAACACTTGTTAACCTGGCATAAGTGTGCCGTCTCATGTATGAGCCATGATCTGGGACCGGCCGGGTATTACAAAACTTATGCCAGTTGTTTAGCTGTTATGGACATTTGACAGCACCTTGGACAACTACCTAACTTAGCTAGCATACTGTGACTAACTAATGGCAAATACTTACGTTGGACCTTTGGGAGGGTACATGCCCGTCTGGCATTCTTCGGTATACTGTTAAGAGGGCAAAATAAACCAAAGCTTTGTTCAGGTGAAAACGCACTCTAGCTAGCACTCAGACTAATATTTGGTAGACAGTTTACGATTACAGAATATTCATTATTTGGATCACTTACCGGCGGCACAAACTGTGCCGATACTGCAGATAAGGACACCAAAATAAGACAACACAACCTATCCATCTTGTGTCCCATTGTTTGTGTGTAAAGCTTCAAAATACGGAAGTGTATTCTTTCCTCGTGATTTGAGAGGGAGCGTACCATTACACTATGGGCGGGCGGCTACAACATATTTTATACTTGCATTTTTCTCTGATTCAGATACATTAGTAGTTTTGTTTATGTCACGTATTACATATACACATGTAAGTGTATAAATAGGATTCTACTTATGTGGAATGATATGTCCTCCCACCCCTGATACTGGTACATTCCTGATTGTTATACTGAAGTGAAGCACACACATGACATGACTGGCAATTTAAATATCAATAGAATGGGATTGTTGTAGTTAAAATTGGGCACAGGTTACTCATAAAACAACTGAAAGCAAATTTAAGGAGCTGTGACAAATGACTATCTTTTTTATTCGCTTGTCAGTGCTGTTTAAAATAGTTTGAAAAAGATGAGGAAAAGCTGCGGAGCCATGTCATATTCATACCTTGAAGCTGTAGGGGAGcgtggggtaaattgagccaaaCACAAAATTCATAATTTGACAAAATATGTAgaaagaggtcatcatttcatggggTCTGTGAAGCAAGTTAGTTAAAAAAATGTAACAAGTC
The window above is part of the Salvelinus fontinalis isolate EN_2023a chromosome 42, ASM2944872v1, whole genome shotgun sequence genome. Proteins encoded here:
- the LOC129841140 gene encoding acid ceramidase-like, with product MGHKMDRLCCLILVSLSAVSAQFVPPYTEECQTGMYPPKGPTFKGSVTWYTIDLDLPPSERWKLIITDKKAELVNMIQAIRDLANAFVPSGKLIDLVDKDLPLLVNTLPYPFNEEIKGIATASGVPLGEVILYNIFYEIFTVCTSLVAEDSNGNLIHGRNMDFGLFMGWDMKNRSWLITEKLKPLVVNIDFQRGNKTVFKSTNFAGYVGMLTGIKPHAFTLTMNERFSLDGGYIGIMEWILGNRDGMWMSFLTRSVLENATSYEEAKKLLAQTKLLAPAYFILGGNQTGQGCVITRSRVLSLDIWEIELKLGRWYVLETNYDHWKEPLFLDNRRTPAMKCMNQTMQANISLKTVYDVLSTKPVLNKLTTYTTLMDVNKGKLESYIRDCPNPCMPW